A single region of the Opitutus sp. genome encodes:
- a CDS encoding IS630 family transposase: protein MGRKAVRITCSEGDQQSLEKRATSRIESRQRVERARMILGCVSGEQVQEVARRCNTRPNTVIKWRDRFVLLGMKGLDDAARPGAKRTYGEDFRDRVLALLEGPPPPGQARWDGPAVARVLGGSVHAVWRVLRKEGICLQRQRSWCVSTDKQFAAKAADIVGLYLSPPEKALVISVDEKPGIQALERATGYVETDNGKIVQGLKSTYKRHGTLNLFAALDVATGLIKTQKTTLKRREEFLLFMDQVVADHPPERELHVILDNYCTHKKCDAWLARHPNVHFHFTPTSASWLNQVEIWFGILTRKALRGANFRSVAELSQAIDAFVAAYLPNAKPFKWRKREVKGSQLRNTIINLRN from the coding sequence ATGGGACGAAAAGCCGTGCGAATCACTTGTAGCGAGGGGGATCAGCAATCCCTAGAAAAACGGGCAACCAGCCGGATTGAGTCGAGGCAGCGAGTTGAGCGCGCCCGGATGATCCTTGGGTGCGTGAGTGGCGAGCAGGTGCAAGAGGTGGCGCGCCGCTGCAACACCAGGCCGAACACCGTAATAAAGTGGAGGGATCGCTTTGTGCTGCTTGGCATGAAGGGGCTGGATGATGCGGCACGGCCGGGCGCGAAGCGCACCTACGGTGAGGACTTTCGAGATCGGGTGCTGGCTTTATTGGAAGGGCCACCCCCTCCGGGGCAGGCGCGCTGGGATGGTCCAGCGGTGGCCCGTGTGCTCGGCGGCTCGGTGCACGCGGTCTGGCGAGTGCTGCGCAAGGAGGGCATTTGCCTGCAGCGCCAGCGCTCGTGGTGCGTGAGCACTGACAAGCAGTTCGCAGCCAAGGCAGCCGATATCGTCGGGCTCTACCTGAGCCCACCGGAAAAGGCATTGGTGATAAGTGTGGATGAAAAGCCTGGCATCCAAGCCCTAGAGCGCGCCACCGGTTACGTGGAGACCGACAATGGTAAAATCGTCCAGGGACTCAAAAGCACCTACAAGCGCCACGGTACACTCAACTTGTTCGCTGCCCTTGATGTGGCCACGGGCTTGATCAAGACGCAGAAAACCACCCTTAAGCGCCGGGAGGAGTTCCTGCTGTTCATGGACCAAGTGGTGGCGGATCACCCGCCCGAGAGAGAACTCCACGTGATTTTGGATAATTATTGCACCCACAAAAAGTGCGACGCTTGGCTCGCTCGGCACCCCAATGTCCACTTCCACTTTACCCCAACCTCGGCGAGTTGGCTCAATCAAGTTGAAATCTGGTTCGGCATACTAACAAGGAAGGCGCTACGGGGCGCGAACTTCAGAAGCGTCGCCGAACTTAGTCAGGCCATTGACGCTTTCGTCGCCGCCTACCTGCCCAATGCCAAGCCGTTCAAGTGGCGCAAGCGCGAGGTCAAGGGAAGCCAACTCAGAAATACTATCATTAATCTACGCAATTAA
- a CDS encoding IS1634 family transposase has product MFLRRKTKSARGVGYSYWHLCRTVRTARGPRQQVVASLGKLDDAQLAGLRGGWDDLPALLRGETPIPKPDTAPLPGLGLPGQTEGDTAPRWEPADLRALRVERSRDFGECYLALSLWHRLKLNELLGELLPEGRESVGWAHTAALLTVARFCAQRSELGVAEHWYDTTALDDLLGVDNRLVNDDRLYRALDQLGEHKDALCAHLMTRYREWFGVRFEFLLYDVTSTYFEGEAERNPQAQRGYSRDQRSGNKQVCIGLVCTPEGLPLSFEVFAGNRADVSTVEDIVRAMETKYGQAERIWVMDRGMVSEANITFLRERKARYLVGTPKSWLRAHEQTLLEQSDWKTVQDGLEVRLVEQPDGEPGERYVLCRSGARAEKERAMLQRQSERLTAELIKIDAWLSRTPQADQEAVGRRIGRHLGKYPAAAAIVMAEVLRDGEGRAGALCISSRLDAGQKAHRQKGAYLLRTNCEETDPVLLWKWYIQLTQAEAAFRTAKSDLGLRPVFHHKEDRVQAHILVCFLALALWRTLEQWMHSKGLGTCARQLVKEMGGIKSVDVVVPVRRAEITTELRLRVVTKPEPATAQLLTHLGLRLPKGTREISNVVPKIAP; this is encoded by the coding sequence ATGTTCCTACGACGTAAGACCAAGTCGGCGCGCGGGGTCGGTTACAGTTATTGGCACTTGTGCCGGACGGTGCGCACCGCGCGTGGGCCGCGTCAGCAGGTCGTCGCCTCGCTGGGCAAACTCGACGACGCGCAACTGGCGGGCTTGCGCGGGGGCTGGGATGATTTACCCGCATTGTTGCGCGGGGAAACTCCGATCCCCAAGCCGGACACCGCACCTCTGCCCGGGCTCGGTTTGCCGGGCCAGACCGAAGGTGACACCGCACCGCGTTGGGAGCCGGCTGATCTGCGCGCTCTGAGAGTAGAACGCAGCCGCGACTTCGGCGAGTGTTACCTCGCCCTCTCGCTTTGGCACCGTCTCAAGCTCAATGAGCTGCTCGGCGAGCTTTTGCCCGAGGGCCGCGAGTCGGTGGGCTGGGCGCATACCGCCGCTCTGCTTACCGTCGCGCGGTTTTGCGCGCAACGCTCTGAACTCGGAGTGGCCGAGCACTGGTATGACACCACCGCGCTCGATGATCTGCTCGGTGTGGACAACCGGCTGGTCAACGATGACCGGCTCTACCGCGCGCTCGATCAGCTCGGCGAGCACAAGGACGCTCTGTGCGCCCACCTGATGACGCGTTACCGGGAGTGGTTTGGCGTGCGCTTCGAGTTTTTGCTCTACGATGTGACGAGCACCTACTTCGAGGGCGAGGCGGAGCGCAATCCGCAGGCCCAACGCGGTTACTCGCGAGATCAACGCAGCGGCAATAAACAGGTTTGCATCGGCCTGGTCTGCACCCCCGAGGGCCTGCCGCTGAGCTTCGAGGTGTTTGCGGGCAACCGCGCCGATGTGAGCACGGTCGAGGACATCGTGCGTGCAATGGAAACCAAATACGGCCAGGCCGAACGGATCTGGGTGATGGACCGGGGCATGGTCTCCGAGGCGAACATTACTTTCCTGCGCGAACGCAAGGCGCGCTACCTGGTCGGCACGCCGAAAAGCTGGCTGCGCGCCCACGAGCAGACTTTGCTCGAACAATCCGACTGGAAAACCGTGCAAGACGGGCTGGAGGTGCGCCTGGTCGAACAGCCCGACGGCGAGCCGGGCGAGCGTTACGTGTTATGTCGCAGCGGCGCGCGGGCCGAGAAGGAGCGCGCGATGCTCCAACGTCAGAGCGAGCGACTGACGGCAGAGTTGATCAAGATCGACGCCTGGCTCAGCCGCACGCCGCAGGCCGATCAGGAAGCCGTGGGCCGGCGGATCGGCCGGCACCTGGGTAAATATCCCGCCGCCGCCGCGATTGTAATGGCGGAGGTATTACGCGATGGGGAAGGCCGTGCCGGCGCCCTGTGCATCAGCAGCCGGCTCGACGCCGGACAAAAGGCGCACCGCCAAAAAGGCGCGTATCTGTTGCGCACCAACTGCGAGGAGACCGATCCGGTCTTGTTGTGGAAGTGGTATATCCAGCTCACGCAGGCCGAGGCGGCGTTCCGCACAGCCAAAAGCGACCTGGGACTGCGACCGGTGTTTCACCATAAAGAGGACCGCGTCCAGGCGCATATCCTGGTTTGCTTCCTAGCGTTGGCGCTGTGGCGCACGCTTGAGCAGTGGATGCACTCGAAGGGGCTGGGCACCTGTGCACGGCAATTGGTCAAGGAAATGGGCGGAATCAAAAGCGTCGATGTTGTCGTGCCCGTGCGCCGGGCCGAAATCACGACCGAACTACGCTTGCGTGTAGTCACCAAGCCAGAACCGGCCACCGCCCAGCTTCTCACCCACCTCGGCCTGCGTCTGCCCAAAGGCACCCGCGAAATCAGCAATGTAGTGCCGAAAATCGCCCCTTAA
- a CDS encoding 3-deoxy-7-phosphoheptulonate synthase, producing the protein MHKTSDINVVETRPLPSPAQLLAALPKNEAQADFITRSRDEINRLIFTSDRRFLLIIGPCSIHDVEAGRQYARRLAALASEVSDRIMVVMRVYFEKPRTTVGWKGLVMDPHLDGSHDIAAGLRLGRSFLGEVLDLGLPTATEFLDPITPQYIADLVCWGAIGARTTESQTHRQLASGLSMAIGFKNGTDGNLQTAVNAIKAAGQPQTFLGVSLDGAASAIVTRGNPNCHIVLRGGSAGPNYSAEHITKTEQALVKGGLTPSILVDASHDNSAKKPELQPDVIRVLLEQIAAGNTSIMGAMVESNLESGSQSFPQPKESLRFGVSITDGCIGWDTTEKMVREIHAALAPHFA; encoded by the coding sequence ATGCACAAGACCTCCGACATCAATGTCGTGGAGACCCGCCCTCTCCCCTCGCCTGCCCAGCTGCTGGCCGCGCTGCCCAAGAACGAGGCTCAAGCCGACTTCATCACCCGCTCCCGCGACGAGATCAACCGACTCATTTTCACCAGCGATCGCCGCTTCCTGCTCATCATCGGCCCATGCTCGATTCATGACGTCGAAGCCGGCCGCCAATACGCTCGCCGCCTGGCCGCCCTCGCCAGCGAAGTCTCCGACCGGATCATGGTCGTCATGCGCGTCTACTTCGAAAAACCGCGCACCACCGTGGGCTGGAAGGGCCTGGTCATGGACCCGCATCTCGACGGCAGCCACGACATCGCCGCCGGCCTGCGCCTCGGCCGCTCGTTTCTGGGAGAAGTCCTCGACCTCGGCCTGCCCACCGCCACCGAGTTTCTCGACCCCATCACCCCCCAATACATCGCCGACCTGGTCTGCTGGGGCGCGATCGGCGCTCGCACCACCGAGTCGCAGACCCACCGCCAGCTTGCCTCCGGCCTGTCCATGGCCATCGGCTTCAAGAATGGTACCGACGGCAACCTGCAGACTGCGGTCAACGCGATCAAGGCCGCCGGCCAGCCGCAGACCTTCCTAGGCGTGAGCCTGGACGGCGCGGCCTCGGCGATCGTCACCCGCGGCAACCCCAATTGCCACATCGTGCTGCGTGGCGGTTCGGCCGGCCCGAACTACTCCGCCGAGCACATCACCAAGACCGAGCAAGCCCTCGTCAAAGGCGGCCTCACGCCCTCGATTTTGGTCGATGCCTCCCACGACAACTCGGCCAAGAAACCCGAGCTGCAACCCGACGTCATCCGCGTCCTTCTTGAGCAGATCGCCGCGGGCAACACCTCCATCATGGGTGCCATGGTGGAGAGCAACCTAGAGAGCGGCAGCCAATCCTTCCCGCAACCCAAGGAAAGCCTCCGCTTCGGCGTGAGCATCACCGACGGCTGTATCGGCTGGGACACGACCGAAAAAATGGTGCGCGAAATCCACGCCGCCTTAGCCCCGCACTTCGCCTAA
- a CDS encoding sodium-dependent bicarbonate transport family permease produces MNENLLDPLFLFFAVGFIGGLLKADLKLPDAVYQLLSTYLLLAIGLKGGVQLAQVSIGTIALPAAATLGLGVVVPVVAFFVALSVGRLNRADSASLAAHYGSASAVTFAAALEMLRRSQMPHEGFMPVLLVLLEVPAILVAIFLYGLKAEKRPSYGALLHEIVLNRSVFLLVAGMGVGFLSGPERFAPYKILFADAFKPVLSFFILEMGLVAALRMPEIRKAGKFLLGFGILAPVLFGLLGGWLGLVSGLSAGGAVVLATLAASASYIAAPAAIRVAIPSANTGMSVATALGVTFPFNLAIGIPIYTWWVSWLTRA; encoded by the coding sequence ATGAACGAGAACCTCCTTGATCCGCTTTTTCTGTTCTTCGCGGTTGGTTTTATCGGGGGTTTGCTCAAAGCCGATTTAAAGCTGCCCGACGCGGTCTACCAGCTGCTGAGCACCTATCTTTTGCTGGCGATTGGCTTAAAAGGCGGCGTGCAACTGGCGCAGGTGTCGATCGGCACCATCGCGCTACCGGCGGCGGCCACGCTGGGGCTTGGCGTGGTGGTGCCGGTGGTCGCCTTTTTCGTCGCGCTCTCGGTGGGGCGGCTCAACCGCGCCGACTCCGCCTCGCTGGCGGCTCACTATGGTTCGGCCAGTGCGGTGACGTTTGCCGCGGCGCTGGAAATGCTGCGGCGCAGCCAGATGCCCCACGAGGGCTTCATGCCGGTGCTGCTGGTGCTCCTAGAGGTCCCGGCGATCCTGGTGGCCATTTTCCTCTATGGGCTGAAAGCGGAAAAGCGGCCCAGTTACGGTGCCCTGTTGCATGAAATCGTGCTGAACCGTTCCGTCTTCCTGTTGGTTGCGGGCATGGGCGTCGGCTTTCTTTCCGGCCCGGAGCGGTTCGCACCGTATAAAATACTCTTTGCCGACGCGTTTAAACCGGTGCTTTCGTTCTTCATTCTGGAGATGGGTCTGGTGGCGGCGTTGCGCATGCCGGAGATCCGCAAAGCGGGAAAGTTTCTCTTGGGCTTTGGCATTTTGGCGCCGGTGCTGTTTGGGTTACTGGGCGGCTGGCTCGGGTTGGTCAGCGGGTTGTCGGCGGGTGGCGCGGTGGTCCTCGCCACGCTGGCGGCAAGCGCGTCGTACATCGCCGCTCCGGCGGCCATCCGGGTGGCGATTCCCTCGGCCAACACGGGCATGTCAGTGGCGACCGCACTGGGTGTCACCTTCCCGTTCAACCTAGCGATCGGCATTCCAATTTATACGTGGTGGGTATCGTGGCTGACCCGGGCTTAA
- a CDS encoding folate-binding protein, which yields MQGQFTQELRPAVAPAVAYGLWLNQKGKVLADSFVLREAADLLWVISFSSSAAVIRERLEAYIIADDVVIDDETAAWQGLALGGDGAEAWLGETAGAVPAAGEFTRAGEGWVFRGRRGGGTSFEWLRPTQAPALGGLAEIGAGEVERLRIAAGIPLVPRDIGPGELPNEGGLDAVAVSYTKGCYLGQEVMARLKAMGTVRRRLVRVRAGARLAPAVPTALLQGEKRVGELRSAVADGAGGFIGLALVNKLGLDPALPLAPEPGGDGYVELIDLP from the coding sequence TTGCAGGGGCAGTTTACGCAGGAGTTGCGCCCCGCCGTGGCGCCTGCGGTGGCCTACGGGCTGTGGCTCAATCAAAAGGGCAAGGTTTTGGCCGACAGTTTTGTCCTGCGGGAAGCCGCTGATCTGCTTTGGGTTATCAGTTTTTCGTCGAGCGCGGCGGTGATCCGGGAGCGGTTGGAAGCGTACATTATCGCCGACGATGTGGTCATCGACGATGAGACCGCGGCCTGGCAAGGGCTGGCGCTGGGTGGCGACGGTGCGGAGGCGTGGCTCGGTGAAACCGCAGGAGCGGTGCCGGCGGCGGGCGAATTTACGCGAGCGGGCGAGGGCTGGGTGTTTCGCGGACGACGCGGCGGCGGCACGAGCTTTGAATGGCTCCGACCCACGCAGGCGCCTGCGCTTGGCGGGTTGGCCGAGATCGGGGCGGGCGAAGTGGAGCGGTTGCGGATCGCGGCGGGGATTCCGCTGGTGCCGCGTGATATCGGGCCGGGCGAGCTGCCCAACGAGGGCGGTTTGGACGCGGTGGCGGTTTCCTACACCAAGGGCTGTTATTTGGGGCAAGAGGTGATGGCGCGTCTCAAAGCTATGGGTACGGTGCGCCGGCGCTTGGTGCGGGTGAGGGCCGGCGCACGCCTGGCTCCGGCGGTGCCGACGGCGCTGTTGCAGGGAGAGAAGCGCGTGGGCGAGCTGCGTTCGGCGGTCGCCGACGGGGCGGGCGGCTTTATCGGGCTGGCACTGGTGAACAAGCTCGGGCTAGACCCGGCGCTGCCGCTTGCGCCCGAGCCCGGCGGCGATGGATATGTTGAGCTTATTGACCTGCCATGA
- a CDS encoding replication-associated recombination protein A, which produces MSSADQPDLFGETAAPAPAAVRASGPSPSGAPAGVGSGAGSGTGPATRVRPSNQPLAARMRPRLLADIAGQEHLTQPDGLLTRLIKSNRFGSLIFYGPPGCGKTSFAEVIANETQSRFVRINAVMSNVAELREILSTARRSPETPTLLFIDELHRFNKSQQDLLLPDVEEGYVRLIGATTHNPGFYVNPPLLSRSHLFRLQPLPTEAVSGVLTRALADAERGLGARGSTAEAKVLADLAVLCDGDLRRALNALEVIVLTLPEGAPVTEKELEVFARERRIRYDADEDEHYDTISAFIKSCRGSDPDAAMYWLAKMLGGGEDPRFIARRLVILASEDVGLADALALPLAVAAHQACDFVGLPEAEYALAHATLHIACAPKSNSATLALAAAKQALASAPVQGVPLALRDKSGAASKLAGHGKGYRYSHDYPENISGQDFLEKPLALYTPKLAGPEAKIAERLARWRSMKLKLKAESCELGARSYQL; this is translated from the coding sequence ATGTCGTCCGCCGACCAGCCCGATCTTTTTGGTGAAACCGCCGCTCCGGCCCCGGCCGCGGTGCGCGCCTCGGGCCCCTCGCCGTCCGGTGCGCCTGCCGGCGTTGGCTCGGGAGCTGGCTCGGGAACGGGTCCCGCCACGCGGGTACGCCCCTCCAACCAGCCGCTTGCCGCCCGCATGCGCCCGCGCTTGTTGGCCGATATCGCCGGCCAGGAGCACCTCACTCAGCCCGACGGCTTGCTCACCCGCCTGATCAAAAGCAACCGATTCGGCAGTCTCATTTTTTACGGGCCGCCTGGTTGTGGAAAAACCAGTTTTGCCGAGGTCATCGCCAACGAAACCCAGAGCCGCTTCGTGCGCATCAACGCGGTCATGTCCAACGTGGCCGAGCTGCGCGAAATCCTCAGCACCGCCCGCCGCTCGCCCGAAACGCCCACCCTGCTGTTCATCGACGAGCTGCACCGGTTTAATAAATCTCAACAGGACCTGCTGCTGCCCGACGTTGAGGAGGGTTACGTGCGCCTGATCGGGGCCACCACGCACAACCCTGGGTTTTACGTTAACCCGCCGCTGCTCTCGCGCAGTCACCTGTTTCGCCTGCAACCGCTGCCGACCGAGGCCGTATCCGGCGTGTTAACACGGGCGCTGGCCGACGCCGAGCGCGGTCTGGGTGCGCGCGGCAGCACCGCCGAGGCCAAGGTGTTGGCCGACCTGGCGGTGCTGTGCGACGGCGACCTGCGCCGCGCGCTCAACGCCCTGGAAGTGATTGTGCTCACGCTGCCCGAGGGCGCGCCGGTGACCGAGAAGGAGCTGGAGGTGTTCGCCCGCGAGCGGCGCATCCGCTACGACGCCGACGAGGACGAGCACTACGACACGATTTCGGCTTTCATTAAAAGCTGCCGTGGGAGCGATCCGGATGCGGCGATGTACTGGCTGGCCAAAATGCTCGGCGGCGGTGAAGACCCGCGCTTCATCGCGCGGCGGCTGGTGATTTTGGCGAGCGAGGACGTGGGGTTGGCCGATGCGCTGGCGTTGCCCTTGGCGGTGGCGGCGCACCAAGCGTGCGATTTCGTGGGGTTGCCCGAGGCCGAGTACGCGCTGGCGCACGCCACGCTGCACATTGCCTGTGCGCCCAAGAGTAATTCGGCGACTCTGGCGCTGGCGGCGGCCAAACAGGCGCTGGCCAGCGCACCGGTACAGGGAGTGCCGCTGGCCCTGCGCGACAAAAGCGGGGCAGCGAGCAAACTGGCCGGGCACGGCAAGGGTTATCGGTATTCGCACGACTACCCCGAGAATATTTCGGGCCAGGACTTTTTGGAAAAGCCGCTCGCTCTCTACACCCCGAAGCTAGCCGGCCCCGAAGCCAAAATCGCCGAGCGCCTCGCCCGCTGGCGCTCGATGAAGCTTAAGCTGAAAGCGGAGAGCTGCGAGCTAGGAGCTAGGAGCTATCAGCTATGA
- a CDS encoding outer membrane beta-barrel protein, whose translation MIKHLSKISGLAAFAALAVSASAEVKLNENFSVDGYATAAARVTEGTAGDNQAQIENLGRTDNSAKIALNGNYDAFTAKVSALLLNGDQAPDLNGRTGHNFGLLDAYVSYTKDEFVVTGGKYLGWLGYESFDSPNNAFISFSAAGNTYVSPYATGAKVEYIAKAFSTGVSVRDTQFVDLQNSKYEFFKGDDNFGKELGYEAYFLYTGVEKLKVWAGMGTQNVRGYAGDGSSESLNTYDVWVSYELTPKLTLVAEYASFEDVVDYSWNVMANYAFTADFSGAVRVTGSEGFQDDNDTFGYGVASTYVLHKNFSLKAEVTKTENNLVDTSDVFSYALQGVLRF comes from the coding sequence ATGATTAAGCACCTGTCCAAGATCTCCGGCCTCGCCGCTTTCGCGGCCCTCGCCGTCTCTGCTTCCGCTGAAGTGAAGCTCAACGAAAACTTCTCTGTCGATGGTTACGCCACCGCCGCGGCCCGCGTCACCGAGGGAACCGCTGGTGACAACCAGGCTCAAATCGAGAACCTTGGCCGTACCGACAACTCCGCCAAGATCGCCCTCAACGGCAACTACGATGCCTTCACCGCCAAGGTGAGCGCCCTGTTGCTCAACGGCGACCAAGCTCCAGACTTAAATGGCCGCACGGGCCATAACTTCGGCCTGCTCGACGCCTACGTCAGCTACACCAAGGACGAGTTTGTCGTCACCGGCGGTAAGTACCTCGGCTGGCTGGGCTACGAGTCCTTCGACAGCCCCAACAACGCTTTCATTAGCTTCAGCGCTGCTGGTAACACCTACGTCTCCCCCTATGCCACCGGTGCCAAGGTGGAGTACATCGCCAAGGCGTTCTCCACTGGCGTGTCCGTTCGTGACACCCAGTTTGTTGACCTTCAGAACTCCAAATACGAGTTCTTCAAGGGCGATGACAACTTTGGCAAGGAACTCGGTTACGAGGCTTATTTTCTTTATACCGGAGTTGAGAAACTGAAGGTGTGGGCTGGTATGGGTACTCAGAACGTGCGTGGTTATGCTGGCGACGGCAGCAGCGAGTCCCTCAACACCTACGACGTATGGGTCAGCTACGAGCTCACTCCTAAACTGACCTTGGTCGCTGAGTATGCCTCCTTCGAGGATGTCGTGGACTACTCTTGGAACGTGATGGCCAATTACGCCTTCACCGCTGATTTCTCCGGCGCCGTTCGCGTCACCGGCAGCGAAGGCTTCCAGGACGACAACGACACCTTCGGCTATGGTGTCGCTTCGACCTACGTCCTCCACAAGAACTTCTCCCTCAAGGCTGAAGTCACCAAGACCGAGAACAACTTGGTCGACACCTCCGACGTGTTCAGCTATGCCCTCCAGGGCGTGCTCCGCTTCTAA
- a CDS encoding transglutaminase family protein, translated as MRFRITHRTHYGYAGSATESFMEARLTPLTDDSQRLLSRQLVTTPTASIHSYTDYFGNAAESFSIAQRHRELVLESTCEVETSPRPPPQITLGITLADARQLYRSEKLKLFEFLAPSAAIPRSAEIDALAQKLFKISSPLGPSLLGLNHWIKTQFRYAAGSTQIDTPVETALKQRTGVCQDFAQVMIAVLRAAEIPARYVTGYIETETQRKASESKRAPALIGASESHAWVEAYLPGGFWWALDPTNDCVAGERHVKVAVGRDYHDCTPTRGVFKGTHTEKLSVTVLMQRL; from the coding sequence ATGCGTTTCCGCATCACCCACCGCACCCACTATGGCTACGCCGGCTCCGCCACCGAGTCCTTCATGGAGGCTCGGCTGACGCCGCTCACCGACGACTCTCAGCGCCTGCTTTCGCGCCAACTCGTCACCACCCCCACGGCTAGCATCCACAGTTACACCGACTACTTTGGCAACGCCGCTGAGTCCTTCTCGATTGCCCAACGCCACCGCGAACTCGTCTTGGAAAGCACCTGCGAAGTGGAGACATCGCCCCGTCCGCCGCCCCAAATTACCCTCGGCATCACGCTCGCCGACGCGCGCCAGCTCTACCGCAGCGAGAAGCTAAAACTCTTTGAATTCCTCGCGCCCTCCGCCGCGATCCCCCGCAGCGCCGAAATCGATGCGCTTGCGCAAAAGCTGTTCAAGATCAGCTCCCCGCTTGGCCCCTCGCTGCTGGGCCTCAATCACTGGATAAAGACCCAGTTCCGCTACGCCGCCGGCTCAACCCAGATCGACACCCCGGTGGAGACCGCCCTCAAGCAACGCACGGGCGTTTGCCAGGACTTTGCACAAGTCATGATCGCGGTGCTGCGCGCTGCGGAGATCCCCGCCCGCTACGTGACCGGCTACATCGAGACCGAGACCCAGCGCAAAGCCTCCGAGTCGAAACGCGCCCCGGCGCTGATCGGCGCGAGTGAAAGTCACGCCTGGGTGGAAGCGTACCTACCGGGCGGCTTCTGGTGGGCGCTCGACCCCACCAACGACTGCGTCGCCGGCGAGCGGCACGTGAAAGTCGCGGTCGGCCGCGATTACCACGACTGCACCCCGACGCGCGGCGTGTTTAAAGGCACCCACACCGAAAAACTCTCGGTCACCGTGCTCATGCAGCGGCTCTGA
- a CDS encoding MFS transporter, whose translation MYAWSFFTKPLCESFGWSKMQVSWVFSLAVAGLGLSAAYTGPKVSKLGSRKLMFRSAAFFAGGYLVSALALYLKNLPLLYVGYGLIGGIGLGTGYVTGVTTIAGWFPDKKGFATGLVVMGFGIGALLMSKVIAPFALSAANNSLPHTFLFIGLAFCLIMPLACLGIQSPPTATGNGKPATVAETIQHGPGVQIKLWAVCFLYSLAGLGIISLQSPLFQKIAGDADASLDKTMLAALGATLIGWTSFSNSVGRLFWASISDKIGRVNAFIVLLATASAVFLVLPHVSSPLLYGVLLAYTIASYGGGFGTIPSLISDLYGPKRMSAVHGKILTGWATAGLIAPPTFGWLMDKYPNDAANYAFYACATVLFLAAILASTFASLHLTRVPQFERWFCCI comes from the coding sequence GTGTATGCGTGGAGTTTTTTCACCAAGCCGCTGTGCGAAAGCTTCGGCTGGTCCAAGATGCAGGTCTCGTGGGTGTTTAGCCTCGCGGTCGCCGGCCTTGGTCTTTCCGCCGCGTACACCGGCCCCAAGGTGTCCAAACTGGGTTCGCGTAAACTCATGTTCCGCTCGGCCGCCTTTTTTGCCGGCGGCTATCTGGTTTCCGCCCTCGCGCTGTACCTCAAAAACCTGCCGCTGCTGTATGTCGGCTACGGCCTGATCGGCGGCATCGGCCTGGGCACCGGGTACGTCACCGGAGTGACGACCATCGCCGGCTGGTTTCCCGACAAAAAGGGGTTTGCGACCGGCTTGGTGGTAATGGGCTTCGGCATCGGCGCCCTGCTCATGAGCAAAGTCATCGCCCCCTTCGCGCTGAGCGCCGCCAACAACTCCCTGCCGCACACCTTCCTGTTCATCGGCCTGGCCTTCTGCTTGATCATGCCGCTGGCCTGCCTCGGTATCCAAAGTCCCCCCACCGCCACCGGCAACGGTAAGCCAGCCACCGTCGCTGAGACGATTCAACACGGCCCCGGCGTGCAGATTAAGCTCTGGGCGGTCTGCTTCCTCTACAGTCTGGCCGGCCTCGGCATCATCAGCCTGCAATCGCCACTGTTCCAAAAGATCGCCGGTGACGCCGACGCCTCCTTGGACAAAACGATGCTCGCCGCACTTGGCGCGACCCTCATTGGCTGGACCTCCTTTAGTAACAGCGTTGGCCGCCTATTCTGGGCGTCGATTTCCGACAAGATCGGCCGGGTCAACGCCTTCATTGTTCTGCTGGCCACGGCCAGCGCGGTGTTCCTCGTGTTGCCGCATGTCTCCTCGCCGCTGCTCTATGGAGTGCTACTGGCCTACACCATCGCCTCGTATGGCGGCGGCTTCGGCACGATTCCCTCGCTCATCAGCGACCTTTACGGCCCGAAGCGCATGTCGGCGGTGCACGGCAAAATCCTCACCGGCTGGGCGACCGCCGGGTTGATCGCCCCGCCTACCTTCGGCTGGCTGATGGACAAATACCCCAACGACGCGGCCAATTACGCCTTCTACGCCTGCGCCACGGTGCTGTTTTTAGCGGCAATCCTGGCGTCCACCTTTGCTTCGCTGCATTTAACCCGAGTTCCGCAGTTCGAAAGATGGTTTTGTTGTATTTGA